The Nocardia sp. NBC_00508 nucleotide sequence ATGCCGTGGGCGGCCAAGACGTCGTCGTCGATGAAGAAGTTGCCGGTGGTCTCCTTGCTCGGCGAGGTGAGCACCAGGTAGGCGGCGTCGGCGTAGATGTCCGGGGTGCGCGAGGTGGCGACCATCTCCTCGCCACCGAGCAGGTTCTGCACCGCCGCGGTCGCGATCGTGGTGCGCGGCCACAGCGAGTTGACGCCGATGCCGTCGCTCTTCAGCTCCTCGGCCAGACCCAGTGTGGTCAGCGACATCCCGTACTTCGCGATGGTGTAGCCCAGCGCCATGCCTGCCCACTTCGGGTCCAGGTTCAGCGGCGGGGACAGGGTGAGGATGTGCGGGTTGCGTCCGGCCTTCGCCGATTCGCGCAGATGCGGGATGCTCAGTTTGGACAACAGGAAGCTGCCTCGGCAGTTGATGTCCTGCATCAGGTCGTACTTCTTCATCGGCAGCGCATCGGTGGGTGACAGATCGATCGCCGAAGCGTTGTTCACCACGATGTCGATGCCACCGAACCGCTCGACCGTCTGGCGCACGGCCTCGGCCACCGACTCATCGATGCGGACATCGCCGACGAACGGCAGCACCTGCCCGCCCGCCTGCTCGAGTTCCGCGGCGGCGGTGTGGATGGTGCCGGGGAGCTTGGGATGCGGCTGGTCGGTCTTCGCGATCAGGGTGATGTTGGCGCCATCGGCCGCGGCCCGTTTGGCGATCTCCAGACCGATACCGCGGCTGCCGCCGGACATGATCATCGTCCGGCCCGCTAGCGGCTTGGATCCCGATTCCGTCATGTGACCTGCTCCTTCGTGTGTGCCGCGGACGGTACGGC carries:
- a CDS encoding SDR family oxidoreductase, which encodes MTESGSKPLAGRTMIMSGGSRGIGLEIAKRAAADGANITLIAKTDQPHPKLPGTIHTAAAELEQAGGQVLPFVGDVRIDESVAEAVRQTVERFGGIDIVVNNASAIDLSPTDALPMKKYDLMQDINCRGSFLLSKLSIPHLRESAKAGRNPHILTLSPPLNLDPKWAGMALGYTIAKYGMSLTTLGLAEELKSDGIGVNSLWPRTTIATAAVQNLLGGEEMVATSRTPDIYADAAYLVLTSPSKETTGNFFIDDDVLAAHGITDLDKYRVTPGDAPLTTDLFL